ATCCCGATGCAGCACGTGCCGGGCGCTGGTCACCTGCAGCATGACCGCGGCCAGTCCATGCCCGACCAGGTCATGGACGTCCCGGGCGATCCGGCGTCGCTCGTCGAGTAGGGACTGATGCGCCAGCTCCCGACGGCTGTCGTCGAGCAGCGCCGAGAGCCGGCGTTCCCGCGCGTTGGCGCGTCCCAGAACCCAGGGGAAGACGATGCCCAGGATCCAGATGCCCACGTTGACCTCGCCCGGGTCCTGGACGAGGTACACCGCGACGGGTGTCGCCGCCGCGAGCAGACCCAGCGGAAGCGCGAGTGCCAGCGACGGACACCAGAGCCCGACGACCAGGCCGAGGATCGACACCTCGAACATCACCGGTTCGTGCCCGCCGGAGAGCTGCGCGAGGACGACCGAGACCATCACGGTGAGGCTGCAGAGCAGGAGGAGCGCGGCGGGCGGGAAGCGCGGCTCGCCACGCGGCAGATATCCCCAGCCGGCGAAGGCCACGACCGGCACCGCCAGGAAGACCAGCTCGTGGGCCGGCCCCGGGTCGGCGATGGCGGCCATGATCGCGACCGCCAGCGCCAGCACCGGGACCAGGCCACGCTTGGCGTCGAGGTCGCCGGCGGCCTCGGAGCGCGCCCAGGCGCGCCCCGCCGCCCGCGGGCTCGCCTTCGGTGGCGCCTCAGCGCTCGGCGGGTTCGGCCCCGCCGCCCCAGGCGCCGCCGGGCCAGCCTGGCGGGTCATCCACCGACGGTACCGCCGTGATCCGGCGCCGGACATCCACCCGTGGTCGCGTCCGCGCCTCCACCCCAGGTCGCGACGTGCGCGTAACACGGCTCGCTCCCCACAGCGGCGGTGGCACCCGACCGTGCCTTTCATCGCGCTCACATGTTCGTCGACCGACAATGCGTCGAGCCTGGGCGGGCGGGACCGTCGGAGCTGCCCGCCCCGGCTTGGCGGAGCGGGCTGTGGCAGCTTGCGGCAATGTCGGCGCGACGATGGGTGGAGGCAGCCGTGGCACCTGAGCGCGCTCGCGCATGGTGCGTCGCGTTCGCCCATCCGTCGGCGGTCGGGTCGCCTGCGGGGTTGGGCGGCTGATGCGCGGGGTTGTCGCGGTCGTCGACGACGATGAGGTGCTGTGCACGACGATCGTGCGAGTGCTGCGCCTCGAGGGGTTCGACGTGGCGTGGTCCGCGGTGACGGGGCACGACGCCTTGCGGCGCGCGGCGGGCTCCGGGTCGCCGGACGCGCTGATCCTCGATGTCGCGCTGCCCGACACGGACGGGCGGGACCTGCTGGGGGCGCTGCGCAGCCGCGGCGTCGCGGCGCCGGCGCTGCTGCTGTCCGCGAGAAGCTCGGTCGCCGACAAGGTGCTCGGCTTCGGCGCCGGCGCCGACGACTACCTGACCAAGCCGTTCGCGATCGACGAACTGCTCGCGCGTCTGGATGTGCTGGTCCGCCGGGCACCTGGCGCCGCCGCGACCGAGTTCGTCCTCGACCCGGTCCGGCACGTCGTGGCTGGCCCCGGCGGCACGCGGCCGCTGTCGCCGACCGAGTACCGGCTGCTCGCGGCGCTCGTCAGCCGGCGCGGCCAGGTGGTGCGGCGGGCGTCGTTGATCTCCAGCGCATGGCCGCCGGGTTCCGTCGTGCGGGAGAACACCCTGGACAGCTACGTCGCGAGGCTGCGGCGCGCGCTGCGCGACGTCGCCGGCCGCCCGTCGATCGCGACCGCGCGCGGTGTCGGCTACCGGCTCGACTGATGCGCCGGCGGCTGGTGCTGCTCACGGTCGCGGTCATCGCGGTCTCGGTCGCGCTGCTCACCCTGGCCTTCTGGCTGCTGCTACGCGGCTGGCTGCGCCACGACGCCGACGCCCTGCTGGCGTCGCGTGCCCGATCGGCGGCGGCGCTGGTCGCCGTCGACGCCGGCTGGCTGGTACTCGAGGAGACACCGGGCGACGAGGCGATCGAGCCGGAGATGTGGCTCTTCGACCTCAGGCTGTCGTCAGTGGTACGCCCGCCCGTGGAGCGGTCTTTGGACTCGGCGGCGGCGGCGCTCGCGTCATCCGGGCCGGCCACGCGGGTGATCGGCCAGGTCGAGCTGCGGTCGTTGCCGGTCCAGGACGGCCCACGACGCGTCGGCACCGTGGTGGTGGCGCTCAGCCTGGCACCCTACGTCCACAGCGAGCGGCTTGCCGTCGGCGCGGCGATCGTGCTCGACGTCATGATCCTGGCCGGAGCCGCCGTCCTGGTACGCCGGCTGGTCGGCTCGGCCCTTCACCCCGTGGCCGAGATGACGGCGCGCGCCCGTGACTGGGGCGCGCATGACCCGGACCAGCGGTTCGGTCTGGGACCGCCGCGCGACGAGATCACCGGCCTCGCCGCGACACTGGATGGCCTGCTCACCCGGTTGGCGGCGAGTCTGCGACACGAGACGCTGGTCACCTCACAGATCGCCCACGAGCTCAAGACACCGCTGGCTCGCATCCGCGCCAGCGCCGAGGCGAGCGTCCGGTACGACACCGGGCCCGAGCCGTTGCGGGCGGCCCTGAAGGGGGTCATCGGCGAGGTCGACCAGCTCACAGGCGTGGTCGAGACCCTCCTGAAGGCGCCCAGCGGCACCGCGACGATGGGAAGCGCGGATCTCACCGAGATCGCCGCGCGGCTCGCGCGAACCGCCACCACGGGGCACGCTCACGTGCGGATGAGCGTCCACGGTGCCACCCGGCCGGCGCTGTGCGACCCCGACCTGGCGGAGCGGATCCTCGCACCCATCGTCGACAACGCGCTACGTCATGCCCGATCAGCCGTAGCCCTCCGGATCGACCAGACCGATCCCGCGGCGACCAGAGCCAGCGCTGTTCAAGTGGCCATCACGGACGACGGCCCGGGGTTCACGCCCGACGAGGTGGACGCGGTCTTCGAACCCGGATACCGAGGCGCCGCCGCGACCGGAGACGGCGCGGGCCTCGGTCTCCCGCTCGCGCGCCGGCTGGCTCAGCTCGCCGGCGGTGACGTCCTGGTCGTCCCCGCGCCGGGAGGGCGCGTGGTGGTCATGCTTCCCGTGCTGCCCGACGCCTGATGGACCGCCGCCGGACCGTCACCGTCGTCGAAGCCGTCCGCTGCTGGGCGTCCGCGTGCCGTCAGCGCTCGACGACGGCGGACCTGTCCGCGTCCCACTCTCCGGCCGCGGCGGGGACGGCACCGCCATGATCGCTGCCGGGCGCGCCGCTGGGACCGGTGTGGACGAGCTCCGTACGGTCCTTCTTCGCGATGGTCAGGTAGACCACCGTGGCGACGATCGCGGCGAGGAACAGCAGGCTGGTGGCCAGGGTGCCGAGCCCCGCGCCGCCCTCGTCGGTGGCGCCGCTGAGGTAGTCGCCCGTCGAGCCACCCAGTGGCCGGGTGAGCACGTAGGCGATCCAGAACGAGAGGACCGGGCCCAGTCCGAACCACCGGTGTGCGACGTAGACGACCGCGATCGCGACGGCGAAGATGACGACCGCCGTGAACAGGCCGAGTCCCAGCCGGTCGGTCAGCAGGTCGCCCGCGGCGGTGCCGAGCGCGAAGGTGAACAGCACCGCCAACCAGTAGAAGGTCTCGCGCCGCCGCGTCACGATGCTGTGGATCGACAGGGTGTGCTCGACGCGGTACCACCCGACGAACGTCAACGCGAGCAGCACGGAGAAGGAAACCGTGCTGACGATGAGGCTGACGCTCAGACCATCGGTCAGGTTGTCGGTGATCAGTGTTCCGACGACGCTGATGAGGACGACCGTGGTCCAGTACACGCCCGGGACGTATCGGTCTACCCGGAACTGCGCCACGAGCGAGGCGACGAGCAGAACGGACATCACGATCGTCGTGTTTCCGAGCCCGAATCCCAGCGTGCTGTTGAGGTAGTCGGCGGCGCTCTCACCCACCGTCGTGCACAGGATCTTGATTGTCCAGAAGTAGACGGTGATCTCTGGGACCTTGTTGAGAATCGGCCGGCTCGCGGCCCGAGCAGTCGTGGCTGAGGTGGGGGTGCTCACGCGCCGAGAATGCCTCGGCCAACCTGACGAAAACCTTACTGGCGACGGGCGCGCGGACCCCGCCCGGAAGGCTGGTCCGGCAGGACCTGATATGCATCGGAAGGTCCACCACACGCGGCCACGTCGACGTGGTTTCTCCCGCGCGCCCACCACGAAACGAAAGACCGGAAAGAGGACGTCCATGACACCGTCAGTCCGGGCCGGCAGGCGCCGCGCCGTCAGGCGGCTCGCGCCCAAGGTGCCCGAGATCACCGCCATGTTCTGGATCATCAAGATCCTCACGACCGGGATGGGTGAGGCCGCGTCCGACTTTCTCGCCAACCGCAGCGTCCCGCTGGCGGGCGCGGTGGGGCTCGTCGGGTTCACGGTGGCGATGTGGCTGCAGTTGCGAACTCGCCGCTATGTAACCGCCGTCTACTGGTTCGCGGTGGCCATGGTCGCCGTCTTCAGCACGATGGCGGCGGATGGCGTCCACCGCGTCCTCGGCGTGCCCTACCCCGCCACAACCCTGTTCTACGCCGTCGCACTCGCCACGATCTTCTACCTGTGGCGTCGCAACGAGCGGTCGCTGTCGATCCACAGCATCGTCACCCATAAGCGCGAGATCTACTACTGGTCCGCCGTCCTCGCCACCTTCGCGCTCGGCACGGCAGCCGGAGATCTCACGGCCTTCACCCTCAACCTCGGTTATCTCGCGTCGATCGGCTTCTTCGCCGTCGCGATTCTCATCCCCGCCGTCGCCTACCGGCTTCGGTGGATGAACGCCGTCGGCGCGTTCTGGTTCGCCTACGTGCTCACCCGGCCGCTCGGCGCGTCGATCGCCGACTACCTCGGCAAGGAACCCGACAAGCACGGCCTCGGCTACGGCGACGGGACCGTCACCGTGGCCGCGACGGTGGTCATCGTCGTCCTGGTCGCCTATCTCGCCTGGACCGGGACCGACGTCCAGCGCCAGCCGGCGACGGCGGGCCCGGCATTGACGGCGCCCCAGACGCAGGCATCCGTATCCGCTCGGTACGGCGCCCCGTACCGCGATCCGGGCGAGGTGTAGTCGAGAGGGTCGACGTCGTCGTCAGGGGCGGAACGCAGTTCGCGCTCGCTACGGGATGGCACCGGCGGGCCTTGGACCACCGGAGCCCCGCGTTGAGCCATGCCGCCCTGGTAGCGACGGGCACCGGGCGCAGTGTCCGCTGGATGGGCGACCGCCGCGCCAACGGGAATTCATCACATAAATAGGCCAACTCCAGCATTTTCGTTCACATCTTCTTTACATCTCGGTGCGCTTACCGTTCGGTCGCGCGGACGCCGGCGGCATTCCAGTTTCCTTTCCACACGGGCATGCCGCCCACAGGACGCGAAAGGTCGACCGAACCATGCCCGGGAGACAGAATGACACAAGTGGCGAAAATCGAGCAGTACGACTCTCTTGATAGAGTCACGTATGTAGCGAAAAAGCTTCCAGAGATCACAGCGACCTTCTGGATCATGAAGATCGCGGCGACGACGCTCGGCGAGACCGCGGGCGACCTGCTCGCACAGACCCTGCGGCTGGGATATTTCCTGACGACGGGCGTACTCATCCTCGTCTTCGTGGTGACTCTTGCCGTCCAGTTGCGGTCGAGGGTGTACAACCCGTTCTTTTACTGGACGGTCATCCTGTCCACCAGTACGGCCGGTACCACCATATCCGACTTCATGAATCGCGACGCGAGCGAGAAGTATCTGGCCAAGGGAACCAGCTCGCTGGGCTGGGGTCCGCAGGGACTCGGTCTCGGCTACCCGGTCGGCGCGGCGATCCTGATCTCCCTGCTGATCGCCATCTTCGTCGCATGGAGGCGCACCGGACTGACGTTCGCGATCCGGGACATCGACTCCCGTCGTGGCGAGAGTTTCTTCTGGTCGGCCATCCTCGTGTCAAATACCCTGGGAACCTCCATGGGCGACTTCCTGTCCGACAGCTCGGGGCTCGGCTACGCGGGAAGCGCACTGCTCATACTCGGGCTTCTCAGCCTGTTGCTCGCCCTCAGATACGTCCCGGCGGCGTCCAACGTGACGCTGTTCTGGCTCGCCTTCGTGCTCACCCGCCCGCTCGGTGCGACCGTCGGTGACTTCCTGACGAAACCAGCATCCAAGGGCGGGCTCGCCCTCGGCACCCTCGGGTCGTCGGCAGTCCTGCTCACGCTCCTGCTCGGCCTGGTCGGGTTCGCCCACACCCAGGAGAGGCGCCGCGCCAACACCGTCCCAACAAATACGGCGCCGATCAGCGCGGCCTGACCCGAACCTCCAGTCGGACCCCGTCTTGGGCTCGTTCGAGCGGCATGTCGGTGCGGGCCCGCGGGCCGGCGTCGAACTCGGCATCGCCGGGCCAGAGTCGTAACGGACCGAATATCCGCGAACGCGGGGAACGAGCGGGCACCGCCACGCCAGCCGACCCTTTCCCCGTTTGTTTGCCGGATCGTCTGCGAACCACGGATATATGCCACCTACATGCGGCGGGCGTATGGCTCAGGCCGCTTCAGGAAATCCGTTACTCCAGGTCATGGGCGAGTCGGAGCGCAGCCCTGCGCGCCCTGGGCCGGAGGCCGCCCGAGCGCGACGCACGCCCAAGCAGCCGTTCTTGACTCTCCAAGGCATTGGGGGTACGGTCTGCCATGTCAAAGCTGAACGCCGTATAGTTATTTTATGGCGATATAAAAATAGACGCCACGCATGATCGATAACCGACGCGCCTGCGCCTGTCCTAACGCGTACCAACCCTTGAGACCCACCCACCCCACCCGCTTCCGCTGTCGCATCTCGCTCCCAGCACGACCGATCCCGATCGAAGGAGTCCGCCCGTGGGCACCGTCGTCCCGACCATCGACCGTCCCGATCCCGCCGCCGACATGATCACCGGGTTCGCCGCATGAGCCACCAGGACCACCGCTGGGCCGCAGCCTGGGCTACCGCTCCGCAGCGGCCGGGCACCGGCTTCGTCCCGAACTGGTCCGAGGAGGGCTTCGCCGACCAGACGATCCGGCAGACCGTCCGATTGAGCGTCGGCACGAACGCACTGAGAGTTCGACTGTCCAACCGTTACGGCGCCGCGCCACTCCGGGTCGCGGGCCTCACCATCGCGTCCGCCGCGGGTGGCAGCGTGATCAAGTCCGACACCCTTCGGGAGCTGACCGCGGACGGGAAGGCCGCCTTCACCATTCCTGCGGGTACCGACCTGGTCACCGACGCGGTGCGGTCTCCCGTCGACGCGCTGGAGTCGGTGACCGTCTCGCTGTACCTGGCCGAGCCCTCCGGTCCCGCGACCTACCACGCCCAGGCGCTCGCCACGACCTACCGGGCGGCGGGCGACCACCTCGCGGACGCCGAGGGCACGGCCTTCGCCGAGACCTCGCAGTCCTTTTACTACCTGGACGGAATCGAGGTCGCCGCGGCCGCCGGCAGCGCCGACGGCATCGTGGTGTTCGGCGACTCGCTCACCGATGGGACCGGCAGCACCCCCGATACCGACCAGCGCTTTCCCGACCTGCTGGCCCAGCGCTTCGTGGCGGCGGGACGGCCGCGGCCCGTGCTGAACCAGGGCATCGGCGGCAACCGGGTGACGGTCGACTCGGCCTGGCTCGGCGACCGAGCCACCGCCCGCTTCCAGCACGACGTGCTGGAACGTCCTGGAGTGGGCACAGTGGTGATCCTCGCCGGGATCAACGATGTCGCGATCAGCGAGATCGAGCAGAACTCGCCGTTCCCGGTCCTGGCGCCCTATACCGAGGTGTCGGCGGAGCAGGTCATCGACGGGCATCTGGAGATGATTCGCCAGGCGCGTGGCGCGGGCCTGCGAGCGGTCGGGGCGACGCTGCTGCCGATGCGGGGCTCGGCCTTCTCCACGTCGCGCAGCGAGGCCAAGCGCGCCGCGGTCAACACCTGGATCCGCGAGTCGGGAGCGTACGACGCCGTCGTCGACCTGGCCCTGGCACTGGGCGACGCGCTCGACCCGGCCCACGACTCCGGCGACGGACTGCACCTCAGCGACGCCGGATACCGGGCGATGGCGGAAGCCGTCGAACTCGCCGCCCTGTAACGCCTGGTACCACCTTCTGCGTACGGCCTCGGGCGGCCGCGCGGTCCGCGCGGCCGCCCGAGGCCGCTTTCCGTTCGTCGGTCGGCATGAGGTGTGACCCGGAATCGGCCCGCCAGTCCACCGGTCGAGGCCGCGAACCCGACACCGAACCGCGGCGGCGGAAATCAGGTCACGGAGGTCAGGCCGCGGCGGAGAGCGCCTGGTACTGCTCGTCCGTCAGCTTGATCTCGGCGCTGCGCGTGTTCTCCTCGACGTGTGCGACCGTGCTCGTACCGGGAATCGGGAGCGCGACCGGCGAGCGGTGCAGCAGCCAGGCCAGGGAGAGCTGCGCGGCGGTGGCGTCGATGTTCGCGGCGACCTTCCGCGCCGGGCTGTCGGGCTGCGCGAGGGCGCCGCTGGCGATCGGGAACCACGGGATGAAGGCGATGCCCTCACGCTCGCAGTATTGCAGTACTTCCTCGTAATGACGGTCGGACAGGTTGTAGAGGTTCTGCACCGACACGATCGGCGCGATCCGCCTGGCCTGCTCGATCTGCTCCACCCCGACCTCGGACAGGCCGATGTGACGGATCTTGCCCTCCTGCTGCATGAGTACGAGCTCGCCGATCTGGTCCTCCAGCGGGACCTCCGGATCGATGCGGTGCAACTGCATCAGGCCCACGCTGTCCACGCCGAGGTGACGCAGGCTGCTCTCCGCCTGCTCCCTCAGGAACTCGGGACGCCCCACCGGCTGCCACTGGTCGGGCCCCGGCCGAGCGAGACCGACCTTGGAGGCGATGACGAGGTCCTCCGGGTAAGGGTGCAGCGCCCGGTAGATGATCCTGTCGCTGGCGAAAGGGCCGTAGGCGGCGGCGGTGTCGATGAAGTCGACGCCGAGCTCGCGGGCGCGGCGCACCACGCGGACCGCTTCGGCGGGATCGGTCGGGTCGCCCCAGATCCCAGGGCCGGTCAGTCGCATGGTGCCCAGTCCTAGACGGTGGACGGGCAGATCACCGCCGAGGTGGAACAGGCCAGAGGCCTCAGCGGGGCGCGCAGGTGACTGGATGCTCACAGGAGTCGCCTTCCTTTGCGGAGCGGGTAGGGCAAGGTGGCGGGCTGCCACCGACGACGAACGCTACACGGCGTGCATGTACTGAACAACGAGCTAAACTCGTCCTATGTATAGATAGAACACTCCACAAAACTAGTGCACAGGCGCTAGGATGGTGGGCATGGGAGGACGTGGAGCCGCGGGACGCTGCGAAGCCGCGGAGCAGAGTCGCCGGGCCCGCGATGCCGCTCGTCGGGGATGCACCGCCACGAGGAACCGCTCGACCTTGACCCAGTCGCCGGGGCCCGCCCCGGTCGGTGACGGTGCCGTTCCAGGCGGGACCGGCGGCCCAGGCGGGACCGACGACACCGCCTCGCGCCGGATGCCTCGCACCGCGGTCCGCCAATCCACCGAAGCGCAAAAGACGGCGGGGGTACCGGCGTGTCTCAGCCGGTGCCCCCGCCGTCCGGCGGAGCATGGATGTCCGGGTGGTCGGCGCCTACCCGCTCAGCGCTGCTGTCCCTCCCCCCAGGCGGCCAGCGGCGCGGGCCGCGCCGGGAGGTCAGGAGACGGGGCGGCGGGTCCCGGCTGCGTCGGGACGTCCAGCGACGGGGCAGCGGGCGCGGGACGGCGACGCGGCGCGGCGAACCTGCGCATCATGGGCGTCTCCACCCAGCCGTACGTCGCCCACGACAACAGGACGACCACGGTCAGCGCGAGCGCGATGAACCCGAGGTTGCCGGCGGTGGACAGTGGCTGGTGCTCGGCGAAGAGGTGGGCGAGCCACATGAGCACCAGGTAGTGCCAGAGGTAGAACGCATAGGAGATCTTGCCCAGCCACACCATGGGTCCGTTGCGGAAGGGCGAGAACCGCCCCCGCAGGTCGGCCTCGGTCGCCGCCGCGACCAGCAGGCCGAACGGCAGCGCGGTACACGCGGCGAGGCCGTATTCATAGGGCACCTGGGTGGACAGGACGTACCCGCCGATCGCCACCGCCAGGGCCGGCATCAGGGGCAGCCGGGAAAGCTGGCCCTCCTTGACCATCCGGGCCAGGAAAATGCCAAGCAGGAAGTCGAGAGTGCGCACCGGCGGGAAGCCGTTGATGAACCACAGCTTGGTGACCCCGATCGGCAGCGCGGCGCTGACCGCCTCGTCGGGCATCAGCGCCTGGGCGAGCGAGGGCACCGCGGCGATCGCCGCGGTGACCGCCGCCACCCCTATCCACAGCCGGCTCGGCCGCACCCGGTTCACCAGCCCAATTATCAGCGGGAAACATGCGTAGAAGAACACCTCACAGCACAGCGACCAGGAGACGGGGTTGACGCCCCACCAGGTCTTGAAATGCCAGTCCCAGACGTGCACCAGGAACAGGTTGGCGATCGCGACGCCAGCTCCCGGGAAGATTCCGAGATAGAGCACCAGCAGGATCCCGGCGGCCAGGATGACGACGTGGTTCGGGTACAACTTGAACGCCCGCCGCCGCCAGAACTCGACTGCCGTGTCGGTCGGACGGGCGGCCCAGGTCAGCACGAATCCGCTGAGCACGAAGAAGAAGGTGACGCCAGCCCATCCGCCCTGGCCGAACATGGAATGGTAGGTGCGCGCGGTGGAGGGGTCCGAGAACGGCGCCAGCGCGCCGATGTGGAAGGCGGCGACGAGGAGCGCGGCGATTATTCTCATCCCCGTGAGCGATGGTACTGGCTTCCCTCGGACCTTACTCATATTTTCACTCAAATTTTCTTCCTCCCGGATCGCGGTGACCTTTTCGAAGACGGCACCCGTCTGGCGGCGGGACGACGGGAGCGCCGTTGTCGATATGCGGCAAAGAAGGCGTCGCCACGTCGGCCCGCCGCCGGCGGCACAAGATGACCGGGCCACATCGGGAACGTGGCCTCGCCACGTGGCGAGGCCACGGCGTCAGGGGCGGTCGGCGGGCACCGGGTTGAGCTGCGGGTCCCACTCCACGAGCAGGTGCTGGGGGCCGCGGAAGGAGGTGTTCGGCAGATACGTGATCCGCTGCTCCCCGACCAGGCGCAGATGCGGTAGCCGGCGGGCCAGCTCCTCGATGAAGATCCGCATCTCCTGCCGAGCGAGCGTGGCGCCCATGCAGGCGTGCGCGCCGAACCCGAAGGTCATGTGCCGGTTCGGATTCGGCCGGTCGATGTCGAAGCGTTCCGGGTCCTCGAAGACCGCCTCGTCGTGGTTGGCGGAGGAGGTGATCATCATCACCCGGGCGTCCTTCGGTATCGTCACGCCGCCGACCGTGGTCTCCTTCACGGCCAGCCGGCGCCAGGCGGCCACCGAACCGTCGTAGCGCAGCGACTCCTCGGCCGCCTTGGGAATCAGCTCCGGGTCGGCGCAGACGCGTTCCCAGGTCCGCGGGTTCTCCAGCAGCGCGCGCATGGCGTTGCCGCTGGCGTTGGTCGTGGTCTCATGCGCGGCGACCAGGCCGGCCAGCGCCGTTGTCTGCAGTTCGTTGTCGCCGAACAGCCCGGGCTTGCGCTCGCTCTCGCGGATCAGATGCGGCAGCCAGCCGGGGCCCTCCGAGGCCTGCCTGATCTTCTCCACCAGCCCGCCGCTGAACTCCCAGTACCGGCCCAGGTTGGAGGCCACCTGCTTCTGTTCCTCGGGGGACGGCCGGCCGTACATGAACACGGTCTGGTCCAGGGTGAACTGGCGGCAGGCCGCGATGTCCTCGTCCGGGATCCCCATGAAGATCAGCGCGATGGTGATCGGCGCCTCCTGGAAGAGGTCGGCCATGAGGTCCGCGCGACCCTTCTTGACGAAGGCGTCGATGTACCCGTTCACGATCTCCCGGATGCGCGGGACGAGGGCCTCCACCTCCCTGCCCTTGAACGGGTCCTGATGCGCCATGCGGCGCTCCCGGTGGGACGGGCCGTCCTCGTTGACCAGTGCGAGCCCGGGATTGAAGCCGTGTTGGACCAGGATCGCGATCGTCTCGTCGGTGGACGGGGTGATCTGGTCCAGGGTGATGGAGGCGGAGAAGGTGTCGGTGTCCTTGAATATCTCCTTGATGTCGTCGTACCGGGTGACGACCCAGTAATCGAGCACCGGACTGTAGAAGACCGGCTCCGCCTTGCGGGCGGCTGCCATGGACTTGCCCGGGTGGGCCTGGTACGCGGATTCGAACGGATCGAATGCGGCGGCCAGCGTGGAGACCGGGCATCCGGTCGGTGTGGTGAGTTCAGGGCTCGTGGTCATGACGTCCCCTCGGAAACGAGGCGGCGGGCCGGGACGGGCGGATGCGTGCGCCCACCGCGAGATTATGGCGGGCATTTCGGCATTCCAACCCTTATCGCGCGGCGCCGGCCCCCTATCGATTTCCCGGGAAGTCGGGGTCCGCGATCCACCCAGAATCCGGGTCCGTTCACGGAATGCGGATGTGCGTTCGCCGACGACTTGTGCGCACCGCCGCGGTCCGTGGTCCGCGGACGGCCTGAAGACCGTCGGCGGAGATGGTCACACGCGGTAAACTGGCTTGCATGGCACAGCCGACACTGAGCCGCCGGGAACGGCTCCGCGCCGAGACGGCCGCGGAGATCAAGGTCACCGCGCTCAAGCAGATGGCCGCCGGCGGCGCGGCGGCCGTGTCCCTCCGCGCCATCGCCCGGGACATGGGCATGACCGCGGGCGCCATCTACAGCTACTACGACACCCGTGACGCGCTCATCAACACGCTGGTCAGCGACGTCTACACCTCGCTCGCCGACACCCTCGAGGCCGCGCACCGCCGGCTGCCCGAGCAGGACACCGCGCGGCGGGTCCTCGCCCACGGCCACGCCTACCGGCAGTGGGCGATCGAGCATCCCGAGGAGTTCCGGCTCGTCTACGGCGACCCGGTCCCGGGCCACGACCTGCCGGAGGCCAGCGCCGCCTCCGAGGCCGCGCTGCGGGTCTGCCGGCTGCTGATCCAGCTGGTCGCCGCCGCCTGGTCGCACGCCGCCGCCACCCACCCCGGCGGGGACCTGGTCTGGGAGGACTTCCAACCGGGCCTGATCGCCGTGCTGAACGCCGAGCAGCCCGGCCTGCCGCCGGCGGCGCTCGCGCTGACGCTGCGGGTGTGGGGCCGGATGCATGGGCTGGTCGCCCTGGAGATCTACGGTCACCTGCGTACGCAGGTCGCCGATCCCGCCAAGCTCTACCACCTGGAACTGCTCGGCCTCATCGCCTCACTGGGGCTCGAGCTCCCGGACCCGAGCGCGGCCGCCGGCGGCGGCCACTGACAGGCAGGGAACGACGAGACCCGCCCGGGTCAAGCCGACCCGGGCGGGTCTCGTATCGGCGTGGCCGGCGCCTGGGAACGTACCGGCCATGTGGTCTGAGGGCTTCGCGGGAACGATTCGGCATCCCGGAGCAACGGACGGAGTCCTACCAGGGCTGACTGAGGGGGCGCTGGCCCGTCCGGCCACGTGGTCCTACCGCGGCGGCGGCCGGCGGCGGGCCGCGCCGCCGGCCGCCCGGGCTCACGCGGTCGCGGAGGCCCCCTCCACCTCGTCCGCCCGGGCCTCGACGGGCTCGGTCTCCACGGGCGGGGCCGGGTTCTTCAGGAAGAAGAAGGTGATCAGGCAGGCGGCCGCGACCACGATGCCCGCGATCACGCCTGCCAGTTGCAACCCGTCCACGATCTCCGCGGCGCTCGGCGCTGGCACGCCGCCGTAGTCGATGCCGTGGTTGGCCACGGCCACCAGGGCCGCCAGCCCCACCGCCCCGCCGATCTGCATCGAGGTCGAGGCCGCGGAGGTCGCCACGCCCTGCTCAAGCGGGGAGACACCCAGCCCGGCCGCCCCGAACACCACGGTGAACCCGACG
Above is a window of Pseudofrankia saprophytica DNA encoding:
- a CDS encoding acyltransferase family protein; this translates as MRIIAALLVAAFHIGALAPFSDPSTARTYHSMFGQGGWAGVTFFFVLSGFVLTWAARPTDTAVEFWRRRAFKLYPNHVVILAAGILLVLYLGIFPGAGVAIANLFLVHVWDWHFKTWWGVNPVSWSLCCEVFFYACFPLIIGLVNRVRPSRLWIGVAAVTAAIAAVPSLAQALMPDEAVSAALPIGVTKLWFINGFPPVRTLDFLLGIFLARMVKEGQLSRLPLMPALAVAIGGYVLSTQVPYEYGLAACTALPFGLLVAAATEADLRGRFSPFRNGPMVWLGKISYAFYLWHYLVLMWLAHLFAEHQPLSTAGNLGFIALALTVVVLLSWATYGWVETPMMRRFAAPRRRPAPAAPSLDVPTQPGPAAPSPDLPARPAPLAAWGEGQQR
- a CDS encoding TetR/AcrR family transcriptional regulator → MAQPTLSRRERLRAETAAEIKVTALKQMAAGGAAAVSLRAIARDMGMTAGAIYSYYDTRDALINTLVSDVYTSLADTLEAAHRRLPEQDTARRVLAHGHAYRQWAIEHPEEFRLVYGDPVPGHDLPEASAASEAALRVCRLLIQLVAAAWSHAAATHPGGDLVWEDFQPGLIAVLNAEQPGLPPAALALTLRVWGRMHGLVALEIYGHLRTQVADPAKLYHLELLGLIASLGLELPDPSAAAGGGH
- a CDS encoding cytochrome P450; this encodes MTTSPELTTPTGCPVSTLAAAFDPFESAYQAHPGKSMAAARKAEPVFYSPVLDYWVVTRYDDIKEIFKDTDTFSASITLDQITPSTDETIAILVQHGFNPGLALVNEDGPSHRERRMAHQDPFKGREVEALVPRIREIVNGYIDAFVKKGRADLMADLFQEAPITIALIFMGIPDEDIAACRQFTLDQTVFMYGRPSPEEQKQVASNLGRYWEFSGGLVEKIRQASEGPGWLPHLIRESERKPGLFGDNELQTTALAGLVAAHETTTNASGNAMRALLENPRTWERVCADPELIPKAAEESLRYDGSVAAWRRLAVKETTVGGVTIPKDARVMMITSSANHDEAVFEDPERFDIDRPNPNRHMTFGFGAHACMGATLARQEMRIFIEELARRLPHLRLVGEQRITYLPNTSFRGPQHLLVEWDPQLNPVPADRP
- a CDS encoding SGNH/GDSL hydrolase family protein, coding for MSHQDHRWAAAWATAPQRPGTGFVPNWSEEGFADQTIRQTVRLSVGTNALRVRLSNRYGAAPLRVAGLTIASAAGGSVIKSDTLRELTADGKAAFTIPAGTDLVTDAVRSPVDALESVTVSLYLAEPSGPATYHAQALATTYRAAGDHLADAEGTAFAETSQSFYYLDGIEVAAAAGSADGIVVFGDSLTDGTGSTPDTDQRFPDLLAQRFVAAGRPRPVLNQGIGGNRVTVDSAWLGDRATARFQHDVLERPGVGTVVILAGINDVAISEIEQNSPFPVLAPYTEVSAEQVIDGHLEMIRQARGAGLRAVGATLLPMRGSAFSTSRSEAKRAAVNTWIRESGAYDAVVDLALALGDALDPAHDSGDGLHLSDAGYRAMAEAVELAAL
- a CDS encoding aldo/keto reductase, which produces MSIQSPARPAEASGLFHLGGDLPVHRLGLGTMRLTGPGIWGDPTDPAEAVRVVRRARELGVDFIDTAAAYGPFASDRIIYRALHPYPEDLVIASKVGLARPGPDQWQPVGRPEFLREQAESSLRHLGVDSVGLMQLHRIDPEVPLEDQIGELVLMQQEGKIRHIGLSEVGVEQIEQARRIAPIVSVQNLYNLSDRHYEEVLQYCEREGIAFIPWFPIASGALAQPDSPARKVAANIDATAAQLSLAWLLHRSPVALPIPGTSTVAHVEENTRSAEIKLTDEQYQALSAAA